A single region of the Streptomyces sp. NBC_01262 genome encodes:
- a CDS encoding polyamine ABC transporter substrate-binding protein, whose amino-acid sequence MDLYEGLSEPVRKAWERSLTNGRAAMSRRRLLGAGLAVAGAGALTSCGIPAATGTQSGVKTDDLSDKDKSLIFSNWQLYIDTSDDEKHMPTLEAFEKHYGIKVKYTDDITDNVEFFAKIKPQLAAGQSTGRDLVVLTDWMAGRMIRLGWAQTLDPQYLPHAYTNLEQRFRNPDWDPGRAHSYPWAGIATVVAYNSKVLKGKKVSSVSQLLDDPDLKGRVAMLSEMRDTVGMTLLDMGKKPESFSADDFDAALARVQKAVDNKQIRQFTGNEYTDGLASGNIAACLAWAGDLVQLRADNPEIEFVIPKAGYLTSTDNMLIPAKATHRKNAELLMDWYYRPEIAAELAAWVNYITPCTGVKEELLKIDKDVANNPLIIPDAAMTAGAHAFRSLSSTEETTFESKFAKLIGA is encoded by the coding sequence ATGGACCTGTACGAGGGACTGTCCGAACCAGTCCGCAAAGCGTGGGAGCGCAGCCTCACCAACGGCCGGGCCGCCATGTCCCGGCGTCGTCTCCTCGGCGCCGGCCTGGCTGTGGCCGGCGCCGGGGCCCTGACGTCCTGCGGCATCCCCGCCGCCACCGGTACGCAGAGCGGGGTGAAGACTGACGACCTGTCGGACAAGGACAAGTCGCTGATCTTCTCCAACTGGCAGCTCTACATCGACACCAGCGACGACGAGAAGCACATGCCGACGCTGGAGGCATTCGAGAAGCACTACGGCATCAAGGTCAAGTACACCGACGACATCACCGACAACGTCGAGTTCTTCGCCAAGATCAAGCCCCAGCTCGCCGCCGGCCAGTCCACCGGCCGGGACCTCGTGGTCCTCACCGACTGGATGGCCGGCCGGATGATCCGCCTCGGCTGGGCCCAGACCCTGGACCCGCAGTACCTGCCGCACGCGTACACCAATCTGGAGCAACGTTTCCGCAACCCCGACTGGGACCCCGGACGCGCCCACTCCTACCCCTGGGCCGGCATCGCCACCGTCGTCGCCTACAACTCCAAGGTCCTCAAGGGCAAGAAGGTCAGCAGCGTCTCCCAGCTGCTCGACGACCCCGACCTCAAGGGCCGGGTCGCGATGCTCAGCGAGATGCGCGACACCGTCGGCATGACGCTGCTCGACATGGGCAAGAAGCCCGAGTCCTTCAGCGCCGACGACTTCGACGCCGCGCTCGCCCGCGTCCAGAAGGCCGTCGACAACAAGCAGATCCGCCAGTTCACCGGCAACGAGTACACCGACGGTTTGGCCTCCGGGAACATCGCCGCGTGTCTGGCCTGGGCCGGTGACCTGGTTCAGCTGCGGGCCGACAACCCCGAGATCGAGTTCGTGATCCCCAAGGCCGGCTATCTGACCTCCACGGACAACATGCTCATCCCGGCCAAGGCCACCCACCGCAAGAACGCAGAGCTGCTCATGGACTGGTACTACCGGCCTGAGATAGCGGCCGAGCTGGCCGCCTGGGTCAACTACATCACCCCCTGCACGGGCGTGAAGGAGGAGCTGCTCAAGATCGACAAGGACGTGGCCAACAACCCGCTGATCATCCCCGACGCGGCGATGACGGCCGGGGCCCACGCCTTCCGATCGCTCAGCTCCACGGAGGAGACCACCTTCGAGAGCAAGTTCGCCAAGCTCATCGGCGCCTGA
- a CDS encoding gamma-aminobutyraldehyde dehydrogenase gives MKHGFDIAERFAGGAQYIAGELRPGTSGARHRVVAPASGEAVYEYELAGPADVDAAVAAAKAALPGWAGATPGERSDAMHRFAAVLAEHAGDLAYAESLQCGKPLKLTTEFDVPGTIDNTAFFAGAARHLEGKAAGEYSGDHTSYVRREPVGVVGSIAPWNYPLQMAAWKILPAVAAGNTIVLKPAELTPLTSLMFAQAATEAGIPAGVINIVNGTGKVAGEHLVGHPDVAMTSFTGSTVVGKRVAEVATATVKRLHLELGGKAPFVVFDDADLEAAVHGAVAGSLINTGQDCTAATRAYVQRPLYDAFVAGVAELMATVRVGDPFDAKTDLGPLVSHVHRDRVAAIVGRARAYATVVTGGEAPDSPGAYYLPTVITGAAQDSEIVQAEIFGPVLVVLPFETDDEGLALANDTPYGLAASAWTRDVYRAGRATREIQAGCVWVNDHIPIISEMPHGGYKASGYGKDMSAYSLDEYTQVKHVMYDNTAIARKDWHRTVFGDR, from the coding sequence ATGAAGCACGGCTTCGACATCGCGGAGCGCTTCGCCGGAGGTGCCCAGTACATCGCCGGTGAGCTGCGCCCGGGCACCTCGGGTGCCCGCCACCGCGTCGTCGCCCCGGCCAGCGGCGAGGCGGTGTACGAATACGAGCTCGCCGGCCCGGCGGACGTCGACGCCGCCGTGGCCGCCGCCAAGGCCGCCCTCCCCGGCTGGGCCGGGGCCACCCCGGGCGAGCGCTCGGACGCCATGCACCGCTTCGCCGCCGTGCTGGCCGAGCACGCCGGTGACCTGGCCTACGCCGAGTCGCTTCAGTGCGGCAAGCCGCTCAAGCTGACCACCGAGTTCGACGTCCCCGGCACCATCGACAACACGGCCTTCTTCGCGGGCGCCGCCCGCCACCTGGAGGGCAAGGCCGCGGGCGAGTACTCCGGCGACCACACCTCGTACGTACGCCGTGAGCCGGTCGGTGTCGTCGGCTCGATCGCGCCCTGGAACTATCCGCTCCAGATGGCGGCCTGGAAGATCCTTCCGGCCGTGGCAGCGGGCAACACGATCGTCCTGAAGCCCGCCGAGCTGACTCCGCTCACCTCGCTGATGTTCGCGCAGGCCGCCACCGAGGCCGGGATCCCGGCCGGGGTCATCAACATCGTCAACGGCACCGGCAAGGTGGCGGGCGAGCACCTGGTCGGCCACCCCGATGTCGCGATGACCTCCTTCACCGGCTCCACGGTCGTCGGCAAGCGGGTCGCCGAGGTCGCCACCGCCACCGTCAAGCGCCTCCACCTGGAGCTCGGCGGCAAGGCCCCCTTCGTGGTCTTCGACGACGCAGACCTCGAAGCCGCCGTCCACGGCGCGGTCGCCGGATCCCTGATCAACACCGGCCAGGACTGCACCGCCGCGACCCGCGCCTACGTCCAGCGCCCCCTCTACGACGCCTTCGTCGCGGGAGTGGCGGAGCTCATGGCCACCGTCCGCGTCGGCGACCCCTTCGACGCCAAGACCGACCTCGGCCCGCTGGTCTCCCACGTCCACCGCGACCGGGTCGCCGCCATCGTCGGGCGGGCCCGCGCCTACGCCACCGTCGTCACCGGCGGCGAGGCCCCCGACTCCCCGGGCGCGTACTACCTGCCGACCGTGATCACCGGCGCCGCCCAGGACAGCGAGATCGTCCAGGCCGAGATCTTCGGCCCGGTACTGGTCGTACTGCCGTTCGAGACGGATGATGAGGGTCTGGCGCTGGCCAACGACACCCCCTACGGACTGGCCGCGTCCGCCTGGACCCGCGACGTCTACCGGGCGGGCCGCGCCACCCGCGAGATCCAGGCGGGCTGCGTCTGGGTCAACGACCACATCCCGATCATCAGCGAGATGCCGCACGGCGGCTACAAGGCCTCCGGCTACGGCAAGGACATGTCGGCGTACTCGCTCGACGAGTACACCCAGGTCAAGCACGTCATGTACGACAACACAGCGATCGCGCGCAAGGACTGGCACCGCACTGTCTTCGGTGACCGCTAA
- a CDS encoding PucR family transcriptional regulator — MFPTVAEVLELDALKRGAPQVVAGASGLQRPVRWVHISELADIAGMLHGGELVLTTGVMLPDDKEALARYIDDLADVGAAGLVVELGRRYADVLPRPLVRAAERRGLPVAVLRTEVRFVAVTEAVHAHVVNAQLSRLRVSEAVHQTFNELSVEGAEPDEVVREVARMAGAPVVLENLSYQVLAFDPAGRDPQALLDGWERRSRGVTPAGRTGHDTRTGWLVTGVGARGRDWGRLVIVGEPGPAASEPHAHAVLLERGAATLALNRLLERDRESLERQTHRTLLSGILTHALTVSDVALRARALGVPLEGRRLVGVMLRPRGGPASAALEAQARLRDFTETAALAVRERGLSALTGALDDGAVGVLVSLGPSDDEHAALDGFAAALDRLTEPVAGAPAFVMAAGSSVGSLRDARRTLLEAAQVADAALHGGRKAGTYYRLPDVRLRGLLHLLRDDARLQTYVERELGPLLAHDAEHGTDLVRILTVYLDAGRNKSAAADAAHLSRPSFYDRLHRVERILGVDLDQVESCLSLHVALLALEAVRR, encoded by the coding sequence TTGTTTCCCACTGTCGCCGAAGTCCTGGAACTCGACGCGCTCAAGCGCGGCGCCCCGCAGGTCGTGGCCGGTGCGTCCGGTCTGCAGCGGCCGGTGCGCTGGGTGCACATCAGCGAGCTGGCGGACATCGCGGGCATGCTCCATGGCGGCGAGCTGGTGCTCACCACCGGCGTGATGCTGCCCGACGACAAGGAAGCGCTGGCCCGCTACATCGACGACCTCGCGGATGTCGGCGCGGCCGGGCTCGTCGTCGAGCTGGGGCGGCGGTACGCGGATGTGCTCCCGCGTCCGCTGGTGCGGGCCGCCGAGCGGCGCGGGCTGCCGGTGGCGGTGCTGCGCACCGAGGTGCGGTTCGTCGCGGTCACCGAAGCCGTGCACGCGCATGTCGTGAATGCCCAGCTCAGCAGGCTGCGCGTGTCGGAGGCCGTGCACCAGACCTTCAACGAGCTCTCCGTCGAGGGCGCCGAGCCGGACGAGGTCGTCCGCGAGGTCGCCCGGATGGCGGGCGCCCCGGTCGTCCTGGAGAACCTCTCCTACCAGGTCCTGGCCTTCGACCCGGCCGGCCGCGACCCCCAGGCCCTGCTCGACGGCTGGGAGCGCCGCTCGCGCGGCGTCACCCCGGCCGGGCGGACCGGCCACGACACCCGTACGGGGTGGCTCGTCACCGGCGTCGGCGCGCGCGGGCGCGACTGGGGCCGCCTGGTGATCGTCGGCGAGCCCGGGCCCGCCGCCTCCGAGCCGCATGCGCATGCCGTGCTGCTGGAGCGGGGCGCCGCCACGCTCGCCCTGAACCGGCTGCTGGAGCGCGACCGCGAGTCACTGGAGCGGCAGACCCACCGCACCCTGCTCTCCGGGATCCTGACCCACGCGCTGACCGTGTCCGATGTCGCCCTGCGCGCACGGGCACTGGGGGTCCCCCTGGAAGGACGGCGGCTCGTCGGCGTCATGCTGCGCCCGCGCGGCGGGCCCGCCTCCGCTGCGCTGGAGGCCCAGGCGCGGCTGCGCGACTTCACCGAGACGGCGGCGCTGGCCGTGCGCGAGCGCGGGCTCAGCGCCCTGACCGGCGCCCTCGACGACGGCGCGGTCGGGGTCCTGGTCTCCCTCGGGCCCTCCGACGACGAGCACGCCGCCCTCGACGGCTTCGCGGCCGCCCTCGACCGGCTGACCGAGCCGGTCGCCGGGGCGCCCGCCTTCGTCATGGCCGCCGGCTCCTCGGTCGGCTCCCTGCGGGACGCCCGGCGCACCCTCCTGGAGGCCGCCCAGGTCGCCGACGCCGCTCTGCACGGTGGGCGCAAGGCCGGTACGTACTACCGGCTCCCCGACGTCCGGTTGCGCGGGCTCCTCCACCTGCTGCGGGACGACGCCCGCCTCCAGACCTACGTCGAGCGCGAACTCGGCCCCCTGCTCGCCCATGACGCCGAGCACGGCACCGACCTCGTCCGCATCCTCACCGTCTACCTCGACGCCGGCCGCAACAAGTCCGCCGCCGCCGACGCCGCCCACCTCTCGCGGCCTTCCTTCTACGACCGCCTCCACCGCGTGGAGCGGATCCTCGGCGTCGACCTCGATCAGGTCGAGTCCTGCCTCTCGCTGCACGTGGCACTGCTGGCCCTGGAGGCGGTCAGGCGCTGA
- a CDS encoding DUF4352 domain-containing protein, producing MSESDEPDKPHSHTPRDPWAPPVEPAPQQPAPAPADAAPVTAAQVAAAPADAEAAPAAQPFGLAKPSPLPPSPGLPEAPTGFALPGADATAGGPPPVPGPAPAPGPEFGSPAMPPPPPPGAGPYGQPMPYPPYGYPGYPGYPMSPYGAWPPPTARNGFGTAAMVLGIVGAVLGIACFGAALGLPLGIAAIIFGIIGLRLANRGEATNRSQALTGLILGIVATLVSAAMIAFFVTGIMTGFFDGLDEGNGSTISADGGYYDEPLHEGGGATYDDGLVVTVTAVEPTSGLEGVSDGGSALTFTVTVVNNGDSTADLDGSEITAYADSDDDDPLQDMSTNDGLTGDLEPDGAQSTKVVVIVPDTDDGTIQLEIAPGYDYDYAYWEVSA from the coding sequence ATGTCCGAGTCCGACGAGCCAGACAAGCCCCATAGCCACACCCCGCGCGACCCCTGGGCGCCCCCGGTGGAGCCCGCGCCGCAGCAGCCCGCGCCGGCACCCGCGGATGCGGCACCGGTGACCGCGGCTCAGGTTGCCGCCGCCCCGGCCGATGCCGAAGCGGCGCCCGCCGCCCAGCCGTTCGGGCTTGCCAAGCCTTCCCCGCTGCCCCCGTCGCCCGGGCTGCCCGAGGCGCCCACCGGCTTCGCCCTGCCCGGCGCCGACGCCACGGCGGGCGGACCGCCCCCGGTCCCCGGGCCGGCCCCCGCCCCCGGGCCGGAGTTCGGATCGCCGGCCATGCCGCCGCCCCCGCCGCCGGGCGCCGGTCCCTACGGCCAGCCGATGCCGTATCCGCCGTACGGCTACCCGGGCTACCCCGGTTACCCCATGTCCCCCTACGGCGCCTGGCCCCCGCCGACCGCGCGCAACGGCTTCGGCACCGCCGCGATGGTCCTCGGCATAGTCGGCGCCGTCCTCGGCATAGCCTGCTTCGGCGCCGCCCTCGGGCTCCCCCTGGGCATCGCCGCGATCATCTTCGGCATCATCGGGCTCCGCCTGGCCAACCGCGGCGAGGCCACCAACCGCTCGCAGGCACTCACCGGGCTGATCCTCGGCATTGTGGCCACCCTCGTCTCGGCCGCGATGATCGCGTTCTTCGTCACCGGCATCATGACCGGCTTCTTCGACGGCCTGGACGAGGGCAACGGCAGCACCATCAGCGCCGACGGCGGCTACTACGACGAACCCCTCCACGAGGGGGGCGGTGCCACCTACGACGACGGCCTCGTGGTCACGGTCACCGCGGTCGAGCCCACTTCCGGTCTGGAGGGTGTCTCGGACGGCGGCAGTGCGCTGACCTTCACCGTCACGGTGGTGAACAACGGCGACAGCACCGCGGACCTCGACGGCAGCGAGATCACCGCCTACGCCGACTCCGACGATGACGACCCCCTGCAGGACATGTCCACGAACGACGGTCTCACCGGCGACCTGGAGCCCGACGGAGCACAGAGCACCAAGGTCGTCGTCATCGTCCCCGACACCGACGACGGAACGATTCAGCTGGAGATAGCCCCGGGGTACGACTACGACTACGCGTACTGGGAAGTCAGCGCCTGA
- a CDS encoding adenosine deaminase translates to MPDNETALAPFIAELPKAELHVHHVGSASPRIVAELAARHPDSRVPTDPAALAEYFTFKDFAHFVEIYLSVVDLIRDAEDVRLLTYEVARDMARQNIRYAELTVSPYSSVRRGIPDVAFMEAIEDARKAAESELGVVLRWCFDIPGEAGLTAAEETARLAVDLRPEGLVSFGLGGPEIGVPRPQFKPHFDRAIAAGLRSVPHAGETTGPETIWDALNHLRAERIGHGTSATQDPRLLEHLAEHRIPLEVCPTSNIATRAVRTLDEHPIKDMVAAGVLVTINSDDPPMFGTDLNNEYAVAARLLDLDEAGLAALAKNAVEASFLDAPGKARLAAEIDTYTASWSSRP, encoded by the coding sequence ATGCCCGACAACGAGACCGCCCTCGCCCCCTTCATCGCGGAACTCCCCAAGGCCGAGCTCCACGTCCACCACGTCGGCTCCGCCTCCCCCCGGATCGTGGCCGAACTGGCCGCCAGACACCCGGACTCCAGGGTGCCCACCGACCCGGCCGCGCTGGCGGAGTACTTCACCTTCAAGGACTTCGCGCACTTCGTCGAGATCTATCTCTCGGTCGTCGACCTGATCCGCGACGCCGAGGACGTACGGCTGCTGACCTACGAGGTCGCCCGCGACATGGCCCGCCAGAACATCCGCTACGCCGAGCTGACCGTCTCCCCGTACAGCTCGGTACGGCGCGGAATCCCGGACGTCGCCTTCATGGAGGCGATCGAGGACGCGCGCAAGGCGGCCGAGTCCGAGCTCGGGGTCGTCCTGCGCTGGTGCTTCGACATCCCCGGCGAGGCCGGGCTGACCGCCGCCGAGGAAACCGCCCGCCTCGCGGTCGACCTGCGGCCCGAGGGGCTGGTGAGCTTCGGCCTCGGCGGACCCGAAATCGGCGTTCCGCGCCCCCAGTTCAAGCCGCACTTCGACCGCGCGATCGCGGCCGGCCTGCGCAGCGTGCCCCACGCGGGCGAGACCACCGGCCCGGAGACGATCTGGGACGCGCTGAACCACCTGCGCGCGGAGCGCATCGGCCACGGCACCAGCGCCACCCAGGATCCGCGCCTGCTGGAGCACCTCGCCGAGCACCGCATCCCCCTGGAGGTCTGCCCGACCTCCAACATCGCGACGCGCGCGGTGCGCACGCTGGACGAGCACCCGATCAAGGACATGGTCGCGGCCGGTGTCCTGGTCACCATCAACAGCGACGACCCGCCGATGTTCGGCACCGACCTCAACAACGAGTACGCCGTCGCCGCCCGCCTCCTGGACCTGGACGAGGCCGGCCTGGCCGCCCTGGCCAAGAACGCCGTCGAGGCCTCCTTCCTGGACGCCCCCGGCAAGGCGCGGCTCGCCGCCGAGATCGACACGTACACGGCATCGTGGTCGTCCAGGCCGTAG
- a CDS encoding glycerophosphodiester phosphodiesterase translates to MVVVQAVAHRGDPYRHRENTLPSLRSAVRAGADAVEMDVRLTADGVPVLLHDPTLKRLWGGRDTLAEVTADRLPAGIPALRAALAATEGSRALLDLTEPASVAPVLAAVRDAGARERTYYCGEAAAMLAVRDRDPAAEIALTWKTSAAPPPLLLTEVRPRWINTRFGLVTAGLVGWAHGRGLLVAAWTVDTRRVMRRLERLGVDAITTNRIGFLREQLIAEEADGTDGADEFSGPPAAPTRSPAPGARRP, encoded by the coding sequence ATCGTGGTCGTCCAGGCCGTAGCCCATCGCGGCGATCCGTACCGGCACCGCGAGAACACCCTGCCCTCGCTGCGCAGCGCCGTGCGCGCGGGGGCGGACGCGGTGGAGATGGACGTACGCCTCACCGCCGACGGCGTCCCGGTGCTGCTGCACGACCCGACGCTGAAACGGCTGTGGGGCGGCCGGGACACGCTCGCCGAGGTCACCGCCGACCGTCTGCCCGCCGGGATCCCCGCCCTGCGCGCCGCGCTCGCCGCCACCGAGGGCTCCCGCGCCCTGCTCGACCTCACCGAGCCCGCCTCGGTGGCCCCGGTGCTGGCCGCCGTGCGCGATGCCGGGGCCCGGGAGCGTACGTACTACTGCGGCGAGGCCGCCGCCATGCTCGCCGTACGGGACCGGGACCCGGCCGCCGAGATCGCGCTGACCTGGAAGACGTCGGCGGCACCGCCCCCGCTGCTGCTGACGGAGGTGCGGCCGCGCTGGATCAACACGCGCTTCGGGCTGGTGACCGCCGGCCTGGTCGGTTGGGCGCACGGCCGCGGGCTGCTGGTGGCGGCGTGGACGGTGGACACCCGGCGCGTCATGCGCAGGCTGGAGCGGCTCGGCGTCGACGCGATCACCACCAACCGGATCGGCTTCCTGCGCGAGCAGCTCATCGCGGAGGAGGCCGACGGGACCGACGGAGCCGACGAGTTCAGCGGCCCACCAGCTGCTCCCACTCGTTCTCCAGCTCCGGGCGCTCGGCGGCCGTGA
- a CDS encoding polyamine ABC transporter substrate-binding protein — MADLTRRTALVGMLAALTGCGVPPAYIAENRRAAQDRSATDKKIAFANWPLYIDVDEDDAKRRPTLEAFEKRTGIQVDYTEEINDNNEFFGKIGPTLMTHHDPGRDLIVISDWMCARFVGLGWVQQMDRARQPHVTRYLDPLLRDPAFDPGRKYTVPWQSGITGIAYNRKALGREIRQVSDLWADDLRGQVTLLSGMDEAFALLMQGNGVDIRRWKVADFHKVIDQLRSLVSSNHIRRFTGNDYTKDLSSGDVLACQAYSGDVIQLQADNPDIEFVVPDSGAELWADSLMIPNLAEHKRNAERLIDYYYEPEVAAELAAWVNYVCPVPAAREVLASSKDKDTAALAEDPLIFPDDSMRKRLFIARDITAAERPELENEWEQLVGR; from the coding sequence ATGGCTGATCTCACTCGACGTACGGCGCTGGTGGGCATGCTCGCGGCCCTGACCGGATGCGGGGTGCCGCCCGCGTACATCGCGGAGAACAGGCGCGCCGCGCAGGACCGGTCGGCGACCGACAAGAAGATCGCCTTCGCGAACTGGCCGCTCTACATCGATGTGGACGAGGACGACGCGAAGCGGCGGCCGACCCTGGAGGCCTTCGAGAAGCGCACCGGCATCCAGGTCGACTACACCGAGGAGATCAACGACAACAACGAGTTCTTCGGCAAGATCGGCCCCACCCTGATGACCCACCACGACCCGGGGCGGGATCTGATCGTCATCAGCGACTGGATGTGCGCCCGGTTCGTCGGCCTCGGCTGGGTGCAGCAGATGGACCGGGCCCGGCAGCCGCATGTCACCAGGTACCTGGACCCGCTCCTGCGCGATCCGGCTTTCGACCCGGGCCGCAAGTACACCGTGCCGTGGCAGTCCGGCATCACCGGGATCGCGTACAACCGCAAGGCGCTCGGCCGCGAGATCAGGCAGGTGTCCGACCTCTGGGCGGACGACCTGCGCGGGCAGGTGACCCTGCTGTCCGGGATGGACGAGGCCTTCGCGCTGCTCATGCAGGGCAACGGCGTCGACATCCGGCGCTGGAAGGTGGCCGACTTCCACAAGGTCATCGACCAGCTGCGGAGCCTGGTGAGCAGCAACCACATACGCCGCTTCACCGGCAACGACTACACCAAGGACCTGTCGTCCGGCGATGTGCTGGCCTGCCAGGCCTACTCCGGCGACGTGATCCAGCTTCAGGCGGACAACCCGGACATCGAGTTCGTCGTCCCCGACTCGGGCGCCGAGCTGTGGGCGGACAGCCTCATGATCCCCAACCTGGCCGAGCACAAGCGCAACGCCGAGCGGCTGATCGACTACTACTACGAGCCCGAGGTCGCCGCCGAGCTGGCCGCCTGGGTCAACTACGTCTGCCCGGTCCCAGCGGCGCGCGAGGTGCTCGCCTCCAGCAAGGACAAGGACACTGCCGCGCTGGCCGAGGACCCGCTGATCTTCCCGGACGACAGCATGCGCAAGCGGCTTTTCATCGCCCGCGACATCACGGCCGCCGAGCGCCCGGAGCTGGAGAACGAGTGGGAGCAGCTGGTGGGCCGCTGA
- a CDS encoding sensor histidine kinase: MRENTGVLIRRLRTADPRAVDVGIALLVQLAVTMPFVIPRAPALPPVSWAAYGMTTLGVLPLVWRRKAPITVLTAISAAQFLYKALLDGPGQPMPYAGLIAVYTVAVLSPPRPRLAMLVIAMPVITIGVRLNTGEVRELLFTLFVFFGAYVLGRSRLRAQRVEAEQAAARERARIAREMHDILSHSVALMVVQAEAGPIAVRAAPERAEAAFETIAETGREAMTQLRRILGVLREDAPGSAAGPREPQPLLAQLPALVERVSGSGTPVTYTTTGEVRALPLDVQATAFRIVQEALTNAVRHACASRITVRLGYGTDVLALTVTDDGRGPAGGTAVPGHGLIGIRERAVAHGGTSRTGPGPGGRGFEVEASIPLVESRQGVGS; encoded by the coding sequence GTGAGAGAAAACACCGGAGTTCTCATACGCCGCCTGCGCACCGCCGATCCGCGCGCCGTGGACGTGGGCATCGCGCTGCTGGTGCAGCTCGCGGTCACCATGCCCTTCGTCATTCCGCGCGCGCCGGCGCTGCCCCCGGTGTCGTGGGCGGCGTACGGGATGACCACGCTGGGCGTCCTGCCGCTGGTGTGGCGGCGGAAGGCACCCATCACCGTGCTGACCGCCATCTCGGCGGCCCAGTTCCTCTACAAGGCGCTGCTGGACGGGCCCGGGCAGCCCATGCCCTACGCGGGGCTGATCGCCGTCTACACCGTCGCCGTGCTCTCGCCGCCACGGCCGCGCCTGGCGATGCTGGTGATCGCCATGCCGGTGATCACCATCGGGGTGCGGCTCAACACCGGCGAGGTACGGGAGCTGCTCTTCACGCTCTTCGTCTTCTTCGGCGCCTATGTGCTCGGCCGCAGCAGGCTGCGCGCGCAGCGGGTGGAGGCCGAGCAGGCGGCGGCCCGCGAACGGGCCAGGATCGCCCGGGAGATGCACGACATCCTGTCCCACTCCGTGGCGCTGATGGTGGTCCAGGCCGAGGCCGGGCCGATCGCGGTGCGGGCCGCGCCGGAGCGGGCCGAGGCCGCCTTCGAAACGATCGCGGAGACCGGGCGGGAGGCCATGACCCAGCTGCGCCGGATCCTCGGCGTGCTGCGCGAGGACGCGCCCGGCTCCGCCGCCGGTCCGCGCGAGCCGCAGCCGCTGCTGGCCCAACTGCCCGCGCTGGTGGAGCGGGTGTCCGGCAGCGGCACCCCGGTGACGTACACCACCACCGGCGAGGTGCGGGCCCTGCCGCTCGATGTGCAGGCCACGGCCTTCCGCATCGTCCAGGAGGCGCTGACCAACGCCGTGCGGCACGCATGCGCAAGCCGGATCACGGTCCGCCTCGGCTACGGCACGGACGTGCTCGCCCTGACCGTCACGGACGACGGCCGCGGTCCTGCGGGAGGCACCGCGGTCCCCGGCCACGGTCTGATCGGCATCCGCGAACGCGCCGTCGCGCACGGCGGCACCTCCCGCACCGGCCCGGGTCCGGGCGGTCGGGGCTTCGAGGTCGAAGCGTCAATTCCCCTCGTAGAATCCCGGCAGGGGGTGGGGAGTTGA
- a CDS encoding response regulator transcription factor translates to MTIRVVVADDQELVRSGFAMILDAQPDIEVVAEAGDGAAAVEAVRRHSPEVALLDIRMPGMDGIEACRAICAACACRVVMLTTFDSDEYVHEALHAGASGFLLKDVRRDDLVHAVRVVAAGDSLLAPSVARRLVTDYTRRGRRPSPDHHRLDVLTPRERETLQLLGRGLSNAEIAGILVVSEHTVKTHVSSVLSKLGLRDRVQAAICAYETGLIAAGDPP, encoded by the coding sequence TTGACGATCCGTGTGGTGGTGGCCGACGACCAGGAACTGGTGCGCAGCGGCTTCGCGATGATCCTGGACGCACAGCCCGACATCGAGGTCGTCGCCGAGGCGGGCGACGGCGCGGCAGCGGTGGAGGCGGTCCGCCGCCACTCCCCCGAGGTCGCCCTGCTCGACATCCGGATGCCCGGCATGGACGGCATCGAGGCCTGTCGTGCGATCTGCGCCGCATGCGCATGCCGTGTGGTCATGCTGACCACCTTCGACTCCGACGAGTACGTCCACGAGGCACTGCACGCCGGTGCCAGCGGCTTCCTCCTCAAGGACGTCCGCCGCGACGATCTCGTGCACGCCGTACGGGTCGTGGCGGCCGGCGACTCGCTGCTGGCCCCCTCCGTGGCCCGGCGGCTGGTCACCGACTACACCCGGCGCGGACGGCGCCCCTCCCCCGACCACCACCGACTCGACGTGCTGACCCCCCGGGAGCGCGAGACCCTGCAACTGCTCGGCCGGGGGCTGTCCAACGCCGAGATCGCCGGGATTCTGGTGGTGAGCGAGCACACCGTCAAGACGCATGTCAGCAGCGTCCTGTCGAAACTCGGGCTGCGCGATCGCGTACAGGCGGCGATCTGCGCGTACGAGACCGGGCTGATCGCCGCCGGAGATCCCCCGTAG